In Comamonadaceae bacterium OS-1, a single window of DNA contains:
- the cmpR_1 gene encoding HTH-type transcriptional activator CmpR, protein MKNTTLRQLRIFEAVATSLSYSRAAEQLHLTQPAVSMQISQLQEDAGQPLFSKTGKRLVLTPPGEALLRHTRRILDQVRIADEAMAASRSGEGGLLHLGVVPTAHYFAPALLMAFKARHPGIRFKLTVERRDKILAMLQDHQLDVAIGGYPPSEADVEAETFARNPHCIVAPPSHPLAARRKLTWADLRTEDFIFREPGSATRQFLEHLLQSQSLQVNVSMELSGNETIKQAVMVGMGISFLSAHVFQVELAAGMLAVLDLQDMPKMLDWCLLHRRDAVPSDLGAAFRDFVLGDGAGFAECRLSGRV, encoded by the coding sequence ATGAAAAACACCACCCTGCGCCAGCTCCGCATCTTCGAGGCCGTGGCCACCAGCCTGAGCTATTCGCGGGCCGCCGAGCAGCTGCACCTCACGCAGCCCGCGGTGTCCATGCAGATCAGCCAGTTGCAGGAAGACGCGGGCCAGCCCCTGTTCAGCAAAACCGGCAAGCGCCTGGTGCTGACCCCGCCCGGCGAAGCCCTGCTGCGCCACACCCGCCGCATCCTTGACCAGGTGCGCATCGCAGACGAAGCCATGGCCGCCAGCCGCAGCGGCGAGGGCGGGCTGCTGCACCTGGGCGTGGTGCCCACGGCTCACTACTTCGCGCCCGCGCTGCTCATGGCCTTCAAGGCACGGCATCCCGGCATCCGCTTCAAGCTCACGGTGGAGCGCCGCGACAAAATCCTGGCCATGCTGCAAGACCACCAGCTGGACGTGGCCATCGGCGGCTACCCGCCCAGCGAGGCCGACGTGGAAGCCGAAACCTTCGCCCGCAACCCCCACTGCATCGTCGCCCCGCCCAGCCACCCCCTGGCTGCGCGCCGCAAGCTCACCTGGGCCGATTTGCGCACCGAGGACTTCATCTTCCGCGAGCCCGGCTCGGCCACGCGGCAGTTTCTGGAGCACCTGCTGCAATCCCAGTCGCTGCAGGTGAACGTGTCAATGGAGCTGTCCGGCAACGAAACCATCAAACAGGCCGTGATGGTCGGCATGGGCATCAGCTTCTTATCTGCCCACGTGTTCCAGGTCGAGCTGGCCGCCGGCATGCTGGCGGTGCTGGATTTGCAGGATATGCCGAAGATGCTGGACTGGTGTTTGCTGCACCGAAGAGACGCCGTGCCGTCGGATCTGGGCGCGGCGTTTCGGGACTTTGTGCTGGGGGATGGGGCGGGGTTTGCGGAGTGTCGGCTCAGCGGGCGGGTTTGA
- the COQ5_1 gene encoding 2-methoxy-6-polyprenyl-1,4-benzoquinol methylase, mitochondrial — protein sequence MAESDKVFTGSIPHFYDTLMVPLIFGGYATDTAELVASFSPGAVLETAAGSGVVTRALAPQLRADARYVVTDLNQPMLDYAAARQGVDSCIAWQQADALALPFEDATFDVVCCQFGAMFFPNRVLGYTEARRVLRPGGRFVFSVWDRIEENAFADAVTQAVAMLFPQDPPRFLARTPHGYHDVAVIREDLGQAGFTDIQIQTCEKLSHAASARDVATAYCQGTPLRNEIEARDASLLQPATDRATQAIASRHGAGPVAGKIQAHVIVAAG from the coding sequence ATGGCTGAAAGCGACAAGGTGTTCACGGGCTCTATCCCGCATTTCTACGACACGCTGATGGTGCCCCTGATCTTCGGGGGCTATGCCACCGACACAGCGGAGCTTGTTGCCAGCTTCTCGCCCGGCGCGGTGCTGGAGACGGCAGCGGGCAGCGGTGTGGTCACGCGGGCGCTGGCACCCCAGCTGCGTGCCGACGCGCGCTACGTGGTGACCGACCTCAACCAGCCCATGCTCGACTACGCCGCTGCCCGGCAGGGAGTGGATAGCTGCATCGCGTGGCAGCAGGCGGATGCACTGGCCCTGCCGTTCGAAGATGCCACGTTCGACGTGGTGTGCTGCCAGTTTGGTGCCATGTTTTTCCCCAACCGGGTGCTGGGCTACACCGAGGCGCGCCGCGTGCTGAGGCCAGGCGGGCGTTTTGTCTTCAGTGTCTGGGACCGCATTGAGGAGAACGCTTTTGCCGATGCCGTCACCCAGGCCGTTGCCATGCTGTTTCCGCAGGACCCGCCGCGCTTCCTGGCCCGCACACCGCACGGCTACCACGATGTGGCGGTGATCCGCGAGGACTTGGGCCAGGCGGGGTTCACCGACATCCAGATCCAGACCTGCGAGAAACTGAGCCACGCAGCTTCGGCACGCGATGTCGCCACCGCCTATTGCCAGGGCACGCCGCTGCGCAACGAAATCGAGGCGCGCGATGCCAGCTTGCTGCAGCCCGCCACGGACCGCGCAACGCAGGCGATTGCCAGCCGCCATGGCGCAGGCCCGGTGGCCGGAAAAATCCAGGCGCATGTGATCGTGGCGGCGGGATAG
- the yghU_1 gene encoding disulfide-bond oxidoreductase YghU, which yields MTDTTAYTPPKVWTWDQENGGQFANINRPVAGATHDKPLPVGKHPLQLYSLATPNGQKVTILLEELLALGHTGAEYDAWLIRINEGHQFGSGFVEVNPNSKIPALMDRSGAEPVRVFESGAILQHLAEKFGAFLPAGGAARAECLSWLFWQMGSAPFLGGGFGHFYAYAPAKFEYPINRYAMEVKRQLDVLDRRLSEHAYLAGADYTIADMAVWPWYGGLVLGQLYGAAEFLSVHEYSHVLRWAEQIAARPAVQRGRMVNRAWGEPSEQLHERHAASDFDTHTQDKLAAKA from the coding sequence ATGACCGACACCACCGCCTACACGCCCCCGAAAGTCTGGACCTGGGACCAGGAAAACGGCGGTCAGTTCGCCAATATCAACCGCCCCGTCGCCGGTGCCACGCATGACAAGCCGCTGCCGGTCGGCAAGCACCCTTTGCAGTTGTATTCCCTGGCCACGCCCAATGGCCAGAAGGTCACGATCCTGCTGGAGGAGCTGCTGGCGCTGGGCCACACGGGGGCCGAATACGACGCCTGGCTGATCCGCATCAACGAAGGCCACCAGTTTGGCAGCGGCTTTGTGGAGGTGAACCCCAACTCCAAGATTCCGGCCCTGATGGACCGCAGCGGGGCCGAGCCGGTGCGGGTGTTTGAGTCGGGCGCGATCCTGCAGCACCTGGCGGAGAAGTTTGGCGCGTTTTTGCCCGCGGGCGGGGCGGCGCGGGCTGAATGCCTGTCGTGGCTGTTCTGGCAGATGGGCAGTGCGCCGTTTCTGGGCGGTGGTTTTGGCCATTTTTATGCCTACGCACCGGCCAAGTTCGAGTACCCGATCAACCGCTACGCCATGGAAGTCAAGCGCCAGCTGGACGTGCTGGACCGCCGCCTGTCCGAGCACGCTTACCTGGCCGGTGCGGACTACACCATTGCCGACATGGCCGTATGGCCCTGGTACGGCGGCCTGGTGCTGGGACAGCTCTACGGCGCGGCCGAGTTTTTGAGCGTGCACGAGTACAGCCATGTGCTGCGCTGGGCCGAGCAGATTGCCGCGCGCCCGGCAGTCCAGCGCGGGCGCATGGTCAACCGCGCCTGGGGCGAGCCGTCCGAGCAGTTGCACGAGCGGCATGCGGCCAGCGATTTCGATACGCACACGCAGGACAAGCTGGCAGCCAAGGCTTGA
- the napF gene encoding ferredoxin-type protein NapF: MPSPRPVPKPVIDTSRCTGCGWCVPTCHLHLLSLEPQGWKKFSVLSDIDACTGCRKCAVRCPFDAIAMVQAEG; this comes from the coding sequence ATGCCATCCCCCCGCCCCGTCCCCAAACCCGTGATCGACACCAGCCGCTGCACCGGCTGTGGCTGGTGCGTGCCCACCTGCCACCTGCATTTGCTGTCGCTGGAGCCGCAGGGCTGGAAGAAGTTTTCGGTGCTCAGCGACATCGATGCCTGCACCGGCTGCCGCAAGTGCGCGGTGCGCTGCCCGTTCGATGCCATTGCGATGGTGCAAGCCGAGGGCTGA
- the osmC gene encoding peroxiredoxin OsmC has translation MIEKTATVHWEGPGKKGQGQISTETGALKAYPYGFASRFEDDRKGSNPEEILGAAHAACFAMAFSFACDKAGFATTTVDTRAQVRLVPQGEGFGIDRIALTLQASVPGLDEAQFQALAQAAKRDCPLSKALASVPEITLQATLKAPA, from the coding sequence ATGATCGAAAAAACCGCCACCGTCCATTGGGAAGGCCCCGGCAAAAAAGGCCAGGGGCAGATCAGCACCGAAACCGGCGCGCTCAAGGCCTATCCCTATGGCTTTGCCAGCCGTTTTGAAGACGACCGCAAGGGCAGCAACCCCGAGGAAATATTAGGGGCGGCCCACGCAGCCTGCTTCGCCATGGCGTTCTCGTTTGCCTGCGACAAGGCGGGCTTTGCCACCACCACCGTCGACACCCGGGCCCAGGTGCGCCTGGTGCCACAGGGCGAGGGGTTTGGCATTGACCGCATCGCCCTGACGTTGCAAGCCAGCGTGCCCGGACTCGATGAAGCCCAGTTCCAGGCACTGGCGCAGGCCGCCAAGCGCGACTGCCCCTTGTCCAAAGCCTTGGCCAGCGTGCCCGAGATCACCCTGCAGGCCACCCTGAAAGCGCCCGCATGA
- the gsiA_1 gene encoding glutathione import ATP-binding protein GsiA yields MSTVVLEAQNLTRYYGVAQGAFKPKLQVKALNGISFQLQAGKTLAVVGESGCGKSTLARQLTLIEAPTSGTLVMDGQALDSASSAQRKAMRSKVQMVFQNPYASLNPRQKIADQLAEPLLLNTKLTAAERTAKVHDTMRRVGLRPEFAQRYPHMFSGGQRQRIAIARAMILQPKILVADEPTSALDVSIQAQVLNLFMDLQEEFNTAYVFVSHNLAVVEHVANDLMVMYLGRAVEVGAKGLIFERPLHPYTQALLSATPSIDRSQRRVKIKITGELPSPLNPPSGCAFHKRCPHATALCSAEEPLLRPLLGREVACHHAETINAA; encoded by the coding sequence ATGAGCACGGTTGTTTTAGAAGCCCAAAACCTCACCCGCTACTACGGCGTGGCCCAGGGAGCCTTCAAGCCCAAGCTGCAGGTCAAGGCGCTCAACGGCATTTCGTTCCAATTGCAGGCCGGTAAAACCCTGGCCGTGGTGGGCGAATCTGGCTGCGGCAAAAGCACGCTGGCACGCCAGTTGACGCTGATCGAAGCCCCTACCTCCGGCACGCTGGTGATGGACGGCCAGGCGCTCGACAGCGCCAGCAGCGCCCAGCGCAAAGCCATGCGCAGCAAGGTGCAAATGGTGTTCCAGAACCCCTACGCCTCGCTGAATCCGCGCCAGAAGATCGCCGACCAGCTGGCCGAGCCGCTGCTGCTGAATACGAAGCTGACCGCTGCCGAGCGCACCGCCAAGGTCCATGACACCATGCGCCGCGTCGGCCTGCGCCCCGAGTTCGCGCAGCGCTACCCGCACATGTTCTCGGGCGGCCAGCGCCAGCGCATCGCCATTGCCCGGGCCATGATTCTGCAGCCCAAGATCCTGGTGGCCGACGAGCCCACCTCGGCGCTCGACGTGTCCATCCAGGCCCAGGTGCTGAACCTGTTCATGGACCTGCAGGAAGAGTTCAACACTGCCTATGTGTTTGTGTCGCACAACCTGGCGGTGGTGGAGCACGTGGCCAACGACCTGATGGTGATGTACCTGGGCCGCGCGGTCGAGGTGGGTGCCAAGGGCCTGATCTTCGAGCGCCCGCTGCACCCGTACACGCAGGCCCTGCTGTCGGCCACCCCGTCCATCGACCGCAGCCAGCGCCGCGTGAAGATCAAGATCACCGGCGAGCTGCCCAGCCCGTTGAACCCACCCAGCGGCTGCGCCTTCCACAAGCGCTGCCCGCACGCCACGGCTCTGTGTTCGGCTGAGGAGCCGCTGCTGCGCCCCCTGCTGGGCCGGGAGGTGGCCTGCCACCACGCGGAGACCATCAACGCAGCTTGA
- the dppD gene encoding dipeptide transport ATP-binding protein DppD, protein MALLTIKNLSVEFGPQGRAFRAVDGLDLTVSQGEIVGIVGESGSGKSVTMMALMGLLDGQGRITADTLNFDGQDLLKIAPAQRRKLLGKDMAMIFQDPMTSLNPSFTVGYQIIEVLKQHMGLRGAAATARAVELMEMVEIPAAKSRLDVYPHQLSGGMSQRVMIAIAIACKPRLLIADEPTTALDVTIQAQIMDLLVNLQKAHNMALVMITHDLAVVAEVAHRVAVMYAGQVVETGSVAHLFEHPAHPYTDALLQAVPERSHGARRLSTLKGMVPGQYDRPKGCLLSPRCPRVQDRCTTERPALTQHNGFGVRCFFPLTEEVAA, encoded by the coding sequence ATGGCACTGCTTACTATTAAAAATCTCTCGGTCGAGTTCGGCCCTCAGGGCCGGGCGTTCCGGGCCGTGGACGGGCTGGATTTGACCGTCTCGCAAGGCGAAATCGTCGGCATCGTCGGCGAGTCCGGCTCCGGCAAATCGGTCACCATGATGGCCTTGATGGGCCTGCTCGACGGCCAGGGCCGCATCACCGCCGACACCCTGAACTTCGACGGCCAGGACCTGCTGAAAATCGCCCCCGCCCAGCGCCGCAAGCTGCTGGGCAAAGACATGGCGATGATCTTCCAGGACCCGATGACCTCGCTCAACCCCAGCTTCACCGTGGGCTACCAGATCATCGAAGTGCTCAAGCAGCACATGGGCCTGCGCGGTGCGGCCGCCACGGCGCGCGCCGTGGAGCTGATGGAGATGGTGGAAATCCCCGCCGCCAAAAGCCGCCTGGATGTGTACCCGCACCAGCTCTCGGGTGGCATGAGCCAGCGGGTGATGATTGCCATCGCCATCGCCTGCAAGCCGCGCCTGCTGATTGCCGACGAGCCCACCACCGCGCTGGACGTGACCATCCAGGCGCAGATCATGGACTTGCTGGTGAACCTGCAAAAAGCCCACAACATGGCCCTGGTGATGATCACCCACGACCTGGCCGTGGTAGCCGAGGTGGCCCACCGCGTGGCCGTGATGTACGCCGGCCAGGTGGTGGAAACCGGCAGCGTAGCCCATTTGTTCGAGCACCCCGCCCACCCCTACACCGACGCGCTGCTCCAGGCCGTGCCCGAGCGCAGCCACGGCGCGCGCCGCCTGAGCACCCTCAAAGGCATGGTGCCCGGCCAGTACGACCGCCCCAAGGGCTGTTTGCTGTCGCCGCGCTGCCCCCGCGTGCAAGACCGCTGCACCACCGAGCGGCCCGCGCTGACGCAACACAACGGCTTTGGCGTGCGCTGCTTCTTTCCTTTGACCGAAGAGGTGGCCGCATGA
- the dppC gene encoding dipeptide transport system permease protein DppC: protein MQTSFPTPSTAGPVSDELELAPGAPPSSWQEFWRGFTKNKGAVVGLVFMAIVCLAALFAPWVAPYNPIEQFRDHFLTPPAWVAGGSSQFLLGTDEVGRDILSRLIHGARLSLFVGFCSVLLALIPGVVLGLVAATFGKALDSVVMRIMDIMMALPALLLAVAIVAILGPGLGNALVAIAVVSLPAYVRLTRASAMTELNRDYVTAARLSGAGTLRIMFVTVLPNCMAPLIVHATMGFSAAILEISALGFLGMGVQPPAPEWGTMLASARDYIERAWWVVTLPGLTILFSVLAINLMGDGLRDALDPKLKTAA, encoded by the coding sequence ATGCAAACCTCTTTTCCCACCCCTTCCACTGCCGGCCCAGTGAGCGACGAGCTGGAGCTCGCCCCCGGTGCGCCGCCCTCCTCCTGGCAGGAGTTCTGGCGCGGCTTCACCAAGAACAAGGGCGCGGTCGTCGGCCTGGTATTCATGGCCATCGTCTGCCTGGCCGCGCTGTTTGCGCCCTGGGTCGCACCCTACAACCCGATCGAGCAGTTCCGCGACCACTTCCTCACCCCGCCCGCCTGGGTGGCCGGCGGCTCGTCGCAGTTTCTGCTGGGCACCGACGAAGTGGGCCGCGACATCCTCTCGCGCCTGATCCATGGCGCACGGCTGTCGCTGTTCGTCGGCTTTTGCTCGGTGCTGCTGGCGCTGATCCCCGGCGTGGTGCTGGGTCTGGTAGCCGCCACCTTTGGCAAGGCACTGGACTCCGTCGTCATGCGCATCATGGACATCATGATGGCCCTGCCCGCCCTGCTGCTGGCGGTGGCGATTGTGGCTATCCTCGGCCCCGGCCTGGGCAATGCGCTGGTGGCGATTGCCGTGGTGTCGCTGCCCGCCTACGTGCGGCTCACCCGCGCATCGGCCATGACCGAGCTCAACCGCGACTACGTCACCGCTGCCAGGCTCTCGGGTGCCGGCACGCTGCGCATCATGTTTGTCACCGTGCTGCCCAACTGCATGGCCCCGCTGATCGTGCATGCCACCATGGGCTTTTCGGCGGCGATTCTGGAAATCTCGGCCCTGGGCTTTCTGGGCATGGGCGTGCAACCGCCTGCACCCGAGTGGGGCACCATGCTGGCCTCCGCCCGCGACTATATTGAGCGCGCCTGGTGGGTCGTCACCCTGCCCGGCCTGACGATTCTGTTCTCGGTGCTGGCCATCAACCTGATGGGCGACGGTCTGCGCGACGCGCTGGACCCCAAACTCAAGACCGCCGCATAA
- the dppB_1 gene encoding dipeptide transport system permease protein DppB — MFFYIFKRLAVLVPTFFGITLLTFSLIRMIPGDPIEVMMGERSIDPVMHAAALKQLGLDQPLPVQYFHYLGQLLHGDLGASLKTQNPVWTEFKILFPATLELATMALLFALVVGVVAGVTAAVKRGSFLDHGVMTLALTGYSMPIFWWGLMLIMLFSSGLGWTPVSGRIDLMFDIPPDTGFMLIDAWRAERADPSLNAGALWDAAKHLILPTIVLGTIPLAVIARMTRSSMLEVLREDYVRTARAKGLSPARVVFIHTLRNALIPVLTVIGLQVGTLMGGAVLTETIFSWPGIGKWLIDAIGRRDYPVVQSGILLVATLVIVTNFVVDILYGVANPRIRHNK, encoded by the coding sequence ATGTTCTTCTACATCTTCAAACGCCTCGCCGTGCTGGTGCCGACCTTCTTCGGCATCACCCTGCTGACCTTTTCGCTGATCCGCATGATCCCCGGCGACCCCATCGAAGTGATGATGGGCGAGCGCTCGATCGACCCGGTGATGCACGCTGCCGCCCTCAAGCAGCTGGGCCTGGACCAGCCGCTGCCGGTGCAGTACTTCCACTACCTGGGCCAGTTGCTGCACGGCGACCTGGGCGCTTCGCTCAAGACCCAGAACCCGGTGTGGACCGAATTCAAAATCCTCTTCCCCGCCACGCTGGAGCTGGCCACCATGGCGCTGCTGTTTGCGCTGGTGGTGGGCGTGGTGGCCGGGGTAACGGCGGCGGTCAAACGCGGCTCGTTTCTGGACCACGGCGTGATGACCCTGGCGCTGACCGGCTACTCCATGCCCATCTTCTGGTGGGGTTTGATGCTGATCATGCTGTTCTCCAGCGGCCTGGGCTGGACCCCGGTATCGGGCCGCATCGACCTGATGTTCGACATTCCGCCCGACACCGGCTTCATGCTGATCGATGCCTGGCGCGCAGAGCGGGCTGATCCCAGCCTGAACGCCGGGGCGCTGTGGGATGCGGCCAAACACCTGATTCTGCCGACCATTGTGCTGGGCACCATTCCGCTGGCGGTGATTGCCCGCATGACGCGCTCCAGCATGCTGGAAGTACTGCGCGAAGACTATGTGCGCACCGCCCGCGCCAAGGGCCTGTCGCCCGCCCGCGTGGTGTTCATCCACACCTTGCGCAACGCGCTGATTCCGGTGCTGACGGTGATTGGCCTGCAGGTGGGCACGCTGATGGGCGGCGCGGTGCTGACCGAGACCATCTTCTCCTGGCCCGGCATCGGCAAATGGCTGATCGATGCGATTGGCCGGCGCGACTACCCCGTGGTGCAAAGCGGCATTTTGCTGGTGGCCACCCTGGTCATCGTGACCAACTTTGTGGTCGATATTTTGTATGGCGTGGCCAACCCGCGCATCCGGCACAACAAGTAA
- the dppA_1 gene encoding periplasmic dipeptide transport protein encodes MKNLSKLVLALGLTVAALATHAAGTMVYCSEASPEGFDTAQYTGGQTFDAAGMALFNRLVEFERGSTKVVPALAESYDTAPDGLTYTFHLRKGVKFHTTEFFTPSRNFNADDVVFTFMRMFDKGNAFAKAYPAQYPYAGDTGLDSNVASVRKTDDNTVVFLLKKPDPDLLAKIAMPVFSILSAEHADKLLAAGTPALINQQPVGTGPYILKRYQKDSQIRYAGNKQYWNPKDVKLDNLIFAITTDGAVRAQKIKAGECQAMSYPKPQDLAALKADPKLKVITAPGFNIGYLSYNTEKATTGKLEVRQALDMAINRKAIIDAVYQGQGQEASNPFPSSLWSYNPALKNPPMDIEKAKALLKKAGYPDGFEITLWSMPVQRPYNPNAKLMAEMIQADWAKIGVKAKIVSYEWGEYLKRMKAGEHDAGLVGWSGDYASPDNFLGVLLTCEAVGGSNYSRYCSKEFDGLVLKARNSLDPKERTTLYMKAQEVFKRDMPWSTIAHSTVSLPMAKGVDGLKISPFAVFDFAGVSNK; translated from the coding sequence ATGAAAAATTTGAGCAAACTGGTTCTGGCCCTGGGCCTGACCGTCGCAGCCTTGGCAACCCACGCCGCAGGCACCATGGTCTACTGTTCCGAGGCCAGCCCTGAGGGTTTTGACACTGCGCAGTACACCGGCGGCCAAACCTTCGATGCCGCAGGCATGGCTTTGTTCAACCGCCTGGTCGAATTTGAACGCGGCAGCACCAAAGTGGTCCCGGCCCTGGCCGAGTCGTATGACACCGCGCCCGACGGCCTGACCTACACCTTCCACCTGCGCAAGGGTGTGAAATTCCACACCACCGAATTCTTCACACCCAGCCGCAACTTCAATGCCGACGACGTGGTGTTCACCTTCATGCGCATGTTCGACAAGGGCAACGCATTCGCCAAGGCCTACCCCGCGCAGTACCCCTACGCTGGCGACACCGGTCTGGACAGCAATGTGGCCTCGGTGCGCAAAACCGACGACAACACCGTCGTCTTCCTGCTGAAAAAGCCCGACCCCGACCTGCTGGCCAAGATCGCCATGCCGGTGTTCTCCATCCTGTCTGCCGAGCATGCCGACAAGCTGCTGGCCGCAGGTACCCCCGCGCTGATCAACCAGCAGCCCGTGGGCACCGGCCCGTACATCCTCAAGCGCTACCAGAAAGACTCGCAAATCCGCTACGCGGGTAACAAGCAGTACTGGAACCCCAAGGACGTGAAGCTGGACAACCTGATTTTTGCCATCACCACCGACGGTGCCGTGCGTGCGCAAAAGATCAAGGCCGGTGAATGCCAGGCCATGTCCTACCCCAAGCCCCAAGACCTGGCCGCCCTGAAGGCCGACCCCAAGCTGAAGGTCATCACCGCCCCCGGTTTCAACATCGGCTACCTGTCGTACAACACCGAAAAAGCCACCACTGGCAAGCTCGAAGTGCGCCAGGCACTCGACATGGCCATCAACCGCAAGGCCATCATCGACGCGGTCTACCAGGGCCAGGGCCAGGAAGCCAGCAACCCCTTCCCCTCGTCGCTGTGGTCGTATAACCCGGCGCTGAAGAACCCGCCCATGGATATCGAAAAAGCCAAGGCGCTGCTGAAAAAGGCGGGCTACCCCGACGGCTTCGAGATCACGCTGTGGAGCATGCCCGTGCAGCGCCCCTACAACCCCAACGCCAAGCTGATGGCCGAAATGATCCAGGCCGATTGGGCCAAGATCGGTGTCAAAGCCAAGATCGTCAGCTACGAATGGGGCGAGTACCTCAAGCGCATGAAGGCCGGTGAGCACGACGCAGGCCTGGTCGGCTGGAGCGGCGACTACGCCAGCCCCGACAACTTCCTGGGCGTGTTGCTGACCTGCGAAGCCGTAGGTGGCTCCAACTACTCACGCTACTGCAGCAAGGAGTTTGATGGTCTGGTGCTGAAGGCCCGCAACAGCCTGGACCCCAAAGAGCGCACCACGCTGTACATGAAGGCGCAAGAAGTCTTCAAGCGCGACATGCCCTGGTCCACCATCGCCCACTCCACCGTCAGCCTGCCCATGGCCAAGGGGGTGGACGGCCTGAAAATCAGCCCGTTTGCCGTGTTTGACTTTGCCGGTGTGAGCAATAAGTAA
- the dppA_2 gene encoding periplasmic dipeptide transport protein, whose product MSPCAGDAGVSPPTVPQDASSIGANPWLCVLINVSAMKNLSTLVLALGLTVAAVASHAAGTLVYCSEASPEGFDTAQYSSGQTFDAAGMALFNRLVEFERGTSKLVPALAESVDTAPDGLTTTFHLRKGVQFHTTEFFTPSRNFNADDVVFTFMRMFDKGNAFARAYPTRYPFASDTGLDSNVAAVRKTDENTVVFVLKKPDPDLLAKIALPVFSILSAEHADKLLAAGTPALINQQPVGTGPYILKRYQKDAQIRYAGNPQYWNPKDVKLDNLIFAITTDGAVRAQKIKAGECQAMSYPKPQDLASLKADPTLNVITAPGSNIGYLAYNTEKPTTAKLAVRQALDMAIDRKAIIDAVYQGQGQEASNPFPSSLWSYNPALKNPPMDIEKAKALLKKAGYPDGFEITLWSMPVQRPYNPNAKLMAEMIQADWAKIGVKARIVSYEWGEYLKRMKAGEFDAGLIGWSGAYASPDNFLGVLLTCEAVGSSNFARYCSEEFDALVLKARNSLDPQERTTLYMKAQEVFKRDLPWSTIAHSTISLPMAKEVDGLKISPFAVFDFAGVGME is encoded by the coding sequence ATGTCCCCCTGTGCAGGCGATGCTGGGGTGTCTCCACCCACCGTGCCGCAGGATGCAAGCAGCATCGGAGCGAACCCCTGGCTTTGCGTTTTGATCAATGTGAGCGCCATGAAAAATCTAAGCACACTGGTTCTGGCCCTGGGCCTGACCGTCGCCGCCGTGGCTTCCCACGCCGCGGGCACTTTGGTCTACTGCTCCGAAGCCAGCCCCGAAGGTTTTGACACTGCGCAATACAGCTCTGGCCAGACCTTTGATGCCGCAGGCATGGCCTTGTTTAACCGCCTGGTGGAATTTGAGCGCGGCACCAGCAAGCTGGTCCCCGCCCTGGCCGAGTCGGTTGACACCGCGCCCGACGGGCTGACCACCACCTTCCACCTGCGCAAGGGGGTGCAGTTCCACACCACCGAATTCTTCACCCCCAGCCGCAACTTCAATGCCGACGACGTGGTGTTCACCTTCATGCGCATGTTCGACAAGGGCAACGCATTCGCCAGGGCCTACCCCACCCGATATCCCTTTGCCAGCGACACCGGCCTGGACAGTAACGTGGCCGCGGTGCGCAAAACCGACGAAAACACCGTCGTCTTTGTATTGAAAAAGCCAGACCCCGACCTGCTGGCCAAGATTGCCCTGCCGGTGTTCTCTATCCTGTCTGCCGAGCATGCCGACAAGCTGCTGGCCGCAGGCACGCCCGCGCTGATCAACCAGCAGCCCGTGGGCACCGGCCCGTACATCCTCAAGCGCTACCAGAAAGACGCGCAAATCCGCTATGCGGGCAACCCGCAGTACTGGAACCCCAAGGACGTGAAGCTGGACAACCTGATTTTTGCCATCACCACCGACGGTGCCGTGCGTGCGCAAAAGATCAAGGCCGGTGAATGCCAGGCCATGTCCTACCCCAAGCCCCAAGACCTGGCCAGCCTGAAGGCCGACCCCACACTCAATGTCATCACCGCCCCCGGCTCCAACATCGGCTATCTGGCGTACAACACCGAAAAGCCCACTACGGCCAAGCTCGCAGTGCGCCAGGCACTCGACATGGCGATCGACCGCAAGGCCATCATCGACGCGGTCTACCAGGGCCAGGGCCAGGAAGCCAGCAACCCCTTCCCCTCGTCGCTGTGGTCGTATAACCCGGCGCTGAAGAACCCGCCCATGGACATCGAAAAAGCCAAGGCGCTGCTGAAAAAGGCCGGTTACCCCGACGGCTTTGAGATCACGCTGTGGAGCATGCCCGTGCAGCGCCCCTACAACCCCAACGCCAAGCTGATGGCCGAAATGATCCAGGCCGACTGGGCCAAGATCGGTGTCAAAGCCAGGATCGTCAGCTACGAATGGGGCGAGTACTTGAAGCGCATGAAGGCCGGTGAGTTTGACGCGGGCCTGATCGGCTGGAGCGGTGCCTACGCCAGCCCCGACAACTTTCTGGGCGTGTTGCTGACCTGCGAAGCCGTCGGCAGCTCCAACTTCGCGCGTTACTGCAGCGAGGAATTTGACGCTTTGGTGCTAAAGGCCCGCAACAGCCTGGACCCCCAAGAGCGCACCACGCTGTACATGAAGGCGCAAGAAGTCTTCAAGCGTGACCTGCCCTGGTCCACCATCGCCCACTCCACCATCAGCCTGCCCATGGCCAAGGAGGTGGACGGCCTGAAGATCAGCCCGTTTGCGGTGTTTGATTTTGCCGGTGTGGGCATGGAGTGA